The following coding sequences lie in one Drosophila sulfurigaster albostrigata strain 15112-1811.04 chromosome 2R, ASM2355843v2, whole genome shotgun sequence genomic window:
- the LOC133835772 gene encoding uncharacterized protein LOC133835772, giving the protein MPKSESTTQCLWNLIFTIILLLLQQNANDALLLKCPLHQMQLQKIVGFRPPLEYLSERNLIYATPTASNFKDRDRRSGDYGKSTTDPPASLICWRSCNEDPDCIAYVHLLDTDECYGYSYFERNSRYLPIADELPLIADGEAMFYEKTCLHVPEACKGRLWALTKIPGNSLVFHGRKTISTLVTRRECAERCFFETQFRCLSASFAPSYRNNRERFRNEERSAPPHATYGRCTLSDKDKSIQPDAFRAAPYDEEYMENQCHERPAENDNCSYELYANSSFIYAEAKYLGLTQKECQSLCTHESKFYCQGISFYYVDQLTHSECLLHSEDIISLGPRSLKLRENSVYMRRVKCLDVQVFCTRDEMSIRYKPKESFTGKMYASMHSKDCQVTGSGNESLLLSLEIGSETRENRCGVLRAYEMTQTYHRTFISALVVIQHNANVQTQGDRLIKVGCILNNATSQMTRDNSADASEQVPSAIALESSLEYAEHMLPQEGMVHYNSSQGPQPHPHISLQIVDLSHQHETNDVRIGQNLELQITAAYSMDQLELQLAPLPDFRATSLVAKAQDNQNYVLLIDERGCPTDASVFPELERVRSKSKSMLRARFHAFKFSGTANVNFDVKIRFCVERCPPSNCMHLTPKHWQRRKRQLDELRVQNPVYISTVMDVPRNTTNNADVVLPLNYNLRVHGPDQANSNSYLYGERGVLLIAGIDDQLHLDNICINQSLLIALFILWLICQVALLFGCGMVLQRYRRLAKLEEERRRLHEEYLEARRVHWADQGGYTL; this is encoded by the exons ATGCCGAAATCAGAATCAACAACGCAATGCCTGTGGAATTTAATAttcacaataatattattgttgctgcaacaaaatgcaaatg ATGCTTTGCTGCTCAAGTGTCCGCTGCATCAGATGCAGCTACAGAAGATCGTGGGCTTCCGACCGCCACTGGAATACCTCAGCGAACGCAATCTGATctatgccacgcccactgccAGCAACTTTAAGGATCGCGATCGACGCAGTGGCGACTATGGAAAGTCAACAACTGATCCGCCTGCAAGTTTGATTTGTTGGCGAAGCTGCAACGAGGATCCGGATTGCATTGCGTATGTGCATCTGCTGGACACGGATGAATGCTATGGCTACTCGTACTTTGAGCGCAACTCACGCTATCTGCCCATTGCGGATGAGTTGCCATTGATTGCCGATGGCGAGGCCATGTTCTACGAAAAGACCTGTCTGCATG TTCCCGAAGCGTGCAAAGGTCGCCTCTGGGCGCTGACCAAAATTCCGGGCAACAGTCTGGTGTTTCATGGCAGAAAGACAATTTCAACGTTGGTCACGCGTCGTGAGTGCGCCGAGAGATGTTTCTTTGAAACGCAATTCCGCTGCCTCTCCGCCTCGTTTGCGCCCTCGTATCGCAACAATCGTGAGCG gTTTCGCAATGAGGAACGCAGCGCCCcgccacatgccacatacGGGCGTTGCACGCTGAGCGACAAGGACAAGTCCATACAGCCGGACGCATTCCGGGCGGCGCCCTACGATGAGGAATACATGGAGAACCAGTGCCATGAGCGACCCGCCGAGAACGACAATTGCTCGTATGAATTGTATGCCAACAGCAGTTTCATCTACGCGGAAGCCAAATATTTGGGCCTAACCCAGAAAGAG TGTCAGTCGCTTTGCACACACGAATCCAAATTCTATTGCCAGGGCATCTCCTTTTACTATGTGGATCAATTGACGCATTCCGAGTGTCTGCTGCACTCCGAGGACATCATTTCGCTGGGTCCACGCAGCTTGAAGTTGCGCGAGAATTCCGTTTACATGCGACGCGTCAAGTGTTTGGATG TGCAGGTCTTTTGCACACGCGATGAGATGAGCATACGCTACAAGCCAAAGGAGTCCTTCACGGGCAAAATGTACGCCAGCATGCACTCTAAGGATTGCCAGGTGACCGGATCGGGTAATGAGAGTTTGCTGCTCTCGCTTGAGATTGGCAGCGAGACCAGGGAGAATCGCTGTGGCGTGCTGCGTGCCTACGAAATGACGCAGACTTATCACAG AACCTTCATCTCTGCCTTGGTGGTCATTCAGCACAATGCCAATGTGCAAACGCAGGGCGATCGTCTCATCAAAGTGGGTTGCATCTTGAACAACGCCACGAGTCAAATGACTCGCGACAACAGCGCTGATGCCTCGGAGCAGGTGCCTAGCGCTATCGCTCTTGAATCCTCGCTAGAATACGCTGAGCA CATGCTACCTCAGGAGGGCATGGTGCACTATAACAGCAGTCAAGGCCCGCAGCCGCATCCACACATCTCGCTCCAAATCGTTGATCTCTCGCATCAGCATGAAACCAACGATGTGCGCATTGGCCAAAATCTGGAGCTACAAATTACGGCCGCCTACAGCATGGATCAATTGGAGCTGCAGTTGGCACCGTTGCCGGACTTTAGAGCCACTTCGTTGGTGGCCAAAGCGCAGGATAATCAAAACTATGTGCTGCTCATCGATGAACGCGGCTGTCCAACCGATGCGAGTGTTTTCCCAGAGCTGGAACGCGTGCGCAGCAAATCAAAGTCGATGCTGCGCGCTCGCTTTCATGCCTTCAAGTTCTCGGGCACTGCCAATGTGAATTTCGATGTGAAGATACGCTTCTGTGTGGAACGTTGTCCGCCTTCGAATTGCATGCATCTCACGCCCAAACATTGGCAACGTCGAAAGCGGCAGCTGGACGAACTTCGTGTACAGAATCCAGTTTATATATCAACTGTGATGGATGTGCCGAGGAATACAACGAACAATGCAGATGTTGTGCTGCCCTTGAACTACAATCTGCGTGTCCATGGTCCCGATCAGGCGAACAGCAATAGCTATTTGTATGGAGAGCGTGGCGTGCTGCTCATTGCCGGCATCGATGATCAGCTGCATCTGGATAACATCTGCATCAATCAGAGTCTGCTCATTGCGCTCTTCATACTCTGGTTGATCTGTCAGGTGGCGTTGCTCTTCGGCTGTGGCATGGTGTTGCAGCGTTATCGTCGCCTGGCCAAGCTGGAGGAGGAGCGACGACGATTGCACGAAGAGTATTTGGAGGCTAGACGCGTTCACTGGGCGGATCAGGGCGGTTACACGCTCTAG
- the LOC133835776 gene encoding ubiquitin-like domain-containing CTD phosphatase 1, with product MTEIKEMVVIVKWSGKEYPLTDLTDQDTVEVLRHEIFRKTQVRPERQKLLNLKHKGKPAADNIKLCNLELKPNFKLMMVGSTEADIEDACSLPEDIGEVIDDFDDAEEREESVENSAVYLAKVQRRVRDYKIAELSPAREGKHLLVLDIDYTLFDHRSPAEQGTELMRPYLHEFLASAYEHYDIVIWSATSMRWIEEKMRLLGVTTNENYKIMFYLDSNAMISVHVPDRGVVDVKPLGVIWGLYKQYSSKNTIMFDDIRRNFMMNPKSGLKIRPFRQAHLNRNSDKELLKLSKYLRQIALYCKDFNQLNHRKWEHYDPKKSS from the exons ATGACTGAAATAAAGGAAATGGTAGTTATTGTAAAATGGAGTGGCAAAGAATATCCGCTGACTGACCTCACCGACCAGGACACCGTCGAGGTACTGCGTCACGAAATCTTTCGAAAAACACAAGTGCGTCCGGAACGCCAAAAGCTGTTGAATCTAAAGCATAAAG GCAAACCCGCTGCTGACAATATTAAGCTATGCAATCTGGAGCTCAAGCCCAATTTCAAGCTGATGATGGTGGGCTCAACGGAGGCGGACATCGAGGATGCCTGCAGTCTGCCCGAAGACATTGGCGAGGTCATCGATGACTTTGACGATGCCGAGGAGCGGGAGGAGAGTGTGGAAAACTCAGCCGTGTATCTTGCGAAGGTGCAGCGACGTGTTCGAGACTACAAAATCGCTGAGTTGTCGCCGGCACGCGAAGGAAAACATTTGCTAGTGCTGGATATCGACTACACGCTCTTTGATCATCGCTCGCCGGCCGAGCAAGGCACAGAGCTGATGCGTCCGTACTTACACGAGTTTCTTGCTTCCGCTTATGAGCACTATGATATTGTCATCTGGTCGGCGACCAGCATGCGTTGGATTGAGGAGAAGATGCGTCTGCTCGGTGTGACTACCAATGAAAACTACAAGATCATGTTCTACCTCGACTCGAATGCAATGATCTCAGTGCATGTGCCAGATCGTGGTGTGGTGGATGTGAAGCCCTTGGGCGTTATCTGGGGACTGTACAAACAGTATAGTTCCAAGAATACGATCATGTTTGATGATATACGTCGCAATTTCATGATGAATCCCAAGTCTGGTCTCAAAATTCGTCCATTTCGCCAGGCGCACTTGAATCGCAATAGTGACAAGGAGCTGCTCAAGTTGTCCAAGTATCTGCGCCAGATTGCACTCTACTGTAAAGACTTTAACCAGCTCAATCATCGCAAGTGGGAGCACTACGATCCCAAGAAGAGCTCTTAA